The Stomoxys calcitrans chromosome 3, idStoCalc2.1, whole genome shotgun sequence genome includes a region encoding these proteins:
- the LOC106088121 gene encoding glucose-6-phosphatase 2 — translation MSAASVYPSYLTRLYELEIGLNRNVQKQMRNTEPLLQDVNTYLDPQMIMDAWLPLVGTLSHKLLVRMAVSVSLLNLLTSLIKWIAPEHRPIWWLKEYNSRYKFKGFNTGANTCDTSAGFPSSHSVTFTAFAFIFFHWLLLKLGRQCHMSKVEKCVLTHAMVSLPLILLWCGRLYFLTEFLHQCIGGSILAMAGIHFLNRNTAVLLKFSKLCAVMFVVAAGMLPLGIYFAMLHLDEDPHWSVRMAFKWCSEVTSMRHEAGPIYVLFRDYGYLLGVALSCPMLQSYKNGNNNNIYKRLPATLLLIFLNFTALQNTPKHMGRWVFLIYELVRNCVQSYTLLSIFPKICK, via the exons ATGTCAGCTGCGAGTGTTTATCCTTCCTACCTAACACGACTATATGAATTGGAAATTGGACTTAATCGAAACGTACAAAAGCA aatGCGTAACACAGAACCCTTATTACAAGATGTTAATACCTATCTGGATCCCCAAATGATTATGGACGCCTGGTTGCCCTTGGTAGGGACTTTGAGCCATAAACTGTTGGTTCGTATGGCTGTCTCGGTTAGTTTGCTCAATCTGTTGACTTCCTTAATTAAATG GATTGCACCGGAACACCGTCCAATCTGGTGGTTGAAGGAATACAATAGCCGTTATAAGTTTAAAGGTTTCAATACGGGGGCAAATACGTGTGACACAAGCGCCGGGTTTCCTTCGAGTCATTCGGTTACATTTACTGCCTTTGCCTTCATCTTCTTCCATtggcttttattaaaattgggtAGACAATGCCATATGAGCAAAGTGGAGAAGTGCGTTTTGACACATGCTATGGTCTCGTTACCATTGATTTTGCTGTGGTGTGGACGCTTATATTTCCTCACCGAATTCCTGCATCAGTGCATTGGCGGCAGTATTTTGGCAATGGCTGGCATACATTTTCTTAATCGTAATACCGCAGTATTGTTGAAATTCTCCAAATTATGCGCTGTGATGTTTGTGGTAGCAGCTGGTATGCTGCCTTTGGGTATATATTTTGCCATGTTGCATTTGGATGAAGACCCCCATTGGTCTGTAAGAATG gCTTTCAAATGGTGTTCAGAGGTTACTTCAATGCGTCATGAAGCAGGCCCCATTTATGTTCTCTTCCGTGACTATGGTTATTTATTGGGAGTGGCATTGTCCTGTCCAATGCTTCAAAG ttaCAAGAAcggcaataataataatatctacaaacgTCTTCCCGCCACTCTGCTTTTGATATTTCTTAATTTTACGGCCCTTCAGAATACACCAAAACATATGGGACGTTGGGTCTTTCTGATTTATGAACTCGTTCGCAATTGTGTGCAATCTTACACACTTCTATCgatatttcccaaaatttgtAAGTGA